One Molothrus aeneus isolate 106 chromosome 6, BPBGC_Maene_1.0, whole genome shotgun sequence genomic window carries:
- the COCH gene encoding cochlin isoform X1, producing MWLSALLLGAFLLSGPVRGSDGSASTAITCFTRGLDLRKGTEDVLCPANCPLWQFYVFGDGVYASLSSVCGAAIHSGVITNTGGAVRVQTLPGQENYPAVNANGIQSQVLSRWASSFSVTAGPKSTALEAVGRSVSTARPSTGKRPKKTLDKKAGNKDCKADIAFLIDGSYNIGQRRFNLQKNFVGKVAVMLGIGTEGPHVGVVQASEHPKIEFYLKNFTATKEVLFAIKELGFRGGNSNTGKALKYTAQKFFSLENGARKGIPKIIVVFLDGWPSDDLEEAGIVAREFGVNVFIVSVAKPTTEELGMVQDIGFVDKAVCRNNGFFSYQMPTWFGTTKYVKPLVQKLCSHEQMLCSKTCYNSVNIGFLIDGSSSIGESNFRLVLEFVSNVAKAFEISDIGSKVAAVQFTYDQRTEFGFTDFVTKDKVLSAIRGIHYMSGGTATGDAISFTTRNVFGPVKDGPNKNFLIVLTDGQSYDDVRGPAAAAQKAGITVFSVGVAWAPLDDLKDMASEPRESHTFFTREFTGLEQMVPDIIRGICKDFLDSKQ from the exons ATGTGGCTCTCGGCCCTGCTCCTCG GCGCCTTCCTGCTCTCCGGCCCGGTGCGCGGCAGCGACGGCTCGG cTTCTACTGCTATCACGTGCTTTACAAGAGGACTTGACCTTAGAAAGGGGACAGAAGATGTCCTTTGCCCAGCAAACTGTCCTCTGTGGCAATTTTATGTCTTTGGGGATGGAGTTTATGCCTCTCTTTCGAGTGTCTGTGGAGCTGCCATACACAG TGGGGTGATTACCaacacaggaggagctgtgagGGTACAAACTCTCCCAGGACAGGAAAACTACCCTGCTGTAAATGCTAATGGCATCCAGTCTCAGGTGCTCTCTAGATGGGCTTCATCTTTCTCAGTGACTG CAGGTCCCAAGAGCACAGCCCTTGAAGCAGTGGGACGATCAGTGTCCACAGCCCGTCCTTCTACAG GTAAAAGACCTAAGAAGACTCTTGATAAAAAGGCTGGAAACAAAG ACTGTAAAGCTGATATTGCCTTTCTCATTGATGGAAGCTACAACATTGGCCAACGTAGGTTTAACTTGCAGAAAAACTTTGTTGGAAAAGTAGCTGTAATGTTGGGAATTGGAACAGAAGGGCCTCATGTTGGGGTTGTACAGGCCAG tGAACATCCAAAAATTGAATTCTATCTGAAAAACTTTACTGCTACAAAAGAAGTTTTGTTTGCCATAAAAGAATTAGGCTTCAGAGGAGGCAATTCCAATACAG GCAAAGCTTTGAAGTACACAGCTCAGAAATTCTTCTCTTTGGAAAATGGAGCACGGAAGGGAATTCCCAAGATCATTGTAGTGTTCCTGGATGGCTGGCCCTCAGATGATCTAGAAGAAGCTGGCATAGTGGCCAGAGAATTTGGAGTCAACGTGTTCATTGTGTCTGTAGCAAAACCCACaacagaggagctgggaatggtaCAAGACATTGGCTTTGTGGACAAA GCTGTCTGTAGAAACAACGGCTTCTTCTCTTACCAAATGCCCACCTGGTTTGGTACTACTAAATATGTCAAACCTCTTGTGCAAAAGCTGTGCTCACACGAGCAGATGTTGTGTAGCAAGACCTGCTACAACTCCGTCAACATCGGTTTCCTGATCGACGGCTCCAGCAGCATCGGAGAGAGCAACTTCCGCCTCGTGCTTGAGTTCGTGAGCAACGTGGCCAAAGCTTTTGAGATCTCTGACATCGGCTCCAAGGTGGCAGCCGTGCAGTTCACCTACGACCAGAGAACCGAGTTTGGCTTCACCGACTTTGTCACCAAGGACAAGGTCCTGTCGGCCATCCGCGGCATCCACTACATGAGCGGGGGCACCGCCACCGGCGATGCCATCTCCTTCACCACCAGGAATGTGTTTGGGCCAGTGAAAGATGGACCTAACAAGAATTTCCTCATCGTTCTGACCGATGGTCAGTCTTATGATGATGTTAGaggacctgctgcagctgcacaaaaAGCAG GAATCACAGTCTTCTCTGTTGGTGTTGCCTGGGCACCTTTGGATGATCTGAAAGACATGGCTTCTGAACCAAGAGAATCTCATACTTTCTTCACCAGGGAGTTCACGGGATTGGAGCAGATGGTTCCTGATATTATTAGAGGCATCTGTAAAGACTTTTTGGACtctaaacaataa
- the COCH gene encoding cochlin isoform X2: MWLSALLLGAFLLSGPVRGSDGSASTAITCFTRGLDLRKGTEDVLCPANCPLWQFYVFGDGVYASLSSVCGAAIHSGVITNTGGAVRVQTLPGQENYPAVNANGIQSQVLSRWASSFSVTGPKSTALEAVGRSVSTARPSTGKRPKKTLDKKAGNKDCKADIAFLIDGSYNIGQRRFNLQKNFVGKVAVMLGIGTEGPHVGVVQASEHPKIEFYLKNFTATKEVLFAIKELGFRGGNSNTGKALKYTAQKFFSLENGARKGIPKIIVVFLDGWPSDDLEEAGIVAREFGVNVFIVSVAKPTTEELGMVQDIGFVDKAVCRNNGFFSYQMPTWFGTTKYVKPLVQKLCSHEQMLCSKTCYNSVNIGFLIDGSSSIGESNFRLVLEFVSNVAKAFEISDIGSKVAAVQFTYDQRTEFGFTDFVTKDKVLSAIRGIHYMSGGTATGDAISFTTRNVFGPVKDGPNKNFLIVLTDGQSYDDVRGPAAAAQKAGITVFSVGVAWAPLDDLKDMASEPRESHTFFTREFTGLEQMVPDIIRGICKDFLDSKQ, encoded by the exons ATGTGGCTCTCGGCCCTGCTCCTCG GCGCCTTCCTGCTCTCCGGCCCGGTGCGCGGCAGCGACGGCTCGG cTTCTACTGCTATCACGTGCTTTACAAGAGGACTTGACCTTAGAAAGGGGACAGAAGATGTCCTTTGCCCAGCAAACTGTCCTCTGTGGCAATTTTATGTCTTTGGGGATGGAGTTTATGCCTCTCTTTCGAGTGTCTGTGGAGCTGCCATACACAG TGGGGTGATTACCaacacaggaggagctgtgagGGTACAAACTCTCCCAGGACAGGAAAACTACCCTGCTGTAAATGCTAATGGCATCCAGTCTCAGGTGCTCTCTAGATGGGCTTCATCTTTCTCAGTGACTG GTCCCAAGAGCACAGCCCTTGAAGCAGTGGGACGATCAGTGTCCACAGCCCGTCCTTCTACAG GTAAAAGACCTAAGAAGACTCTTGATAAAAAGGCTGGAAACAAAG ACTGTAAAGCTGATATTGCCTTTCTCATTGATGGAAGCTACAACATTGGCCAACGTAGGTTTAACTTGCAGAAAAACTTTGTTGGAAAAGTAGCTGTAATGTTGGGAATTGGAACAGAAGGGCCTCATGTTGGGGTTGTACAGGCCAG tGAACATCCAAAAATTGAATTCTATCTGAAAAACTTTACTGCTACAAAAGAAGTTTTGTTTGCCATAAAAGAATTAGGCTTCAGAGGAGGCAATTCCAATACAG GCAAAGCTTTGAAGTACACAGCTCAGAAATTCTTCTCTTTGGAAAATGGAGCACGGAAGGGAATTCCCAAGATCATTGTAGTGTTCCTGGATGGCTGGCCCTCAGATGATCTAGAAGAAGCTGGCATAGTGGCCAGAGAATTTGGAGTCAACGTGTTCATTGTGTCTGTAGCAAAACCCACaacagaggagctgggaatggtaCAAGACATTGGCTTTGTGGACAAA GCTGTCTGTAGAAACAACGGCTTCTTCTCTTACCAAATGCCCACCTGGTTTGGTACTACTAAATATGTCAAACCTCTTGTGCAAAAGCTGTGCTCACACGAGCAGATGTTGTGTAGCAAGACCTGCTACAACTCCGTCAACATCGGTTTCCTGATCGACGGCTCCAGCAGCATCGGAGAGAGCAACTTCCGCCTCGTGCTTGAGTTCGTGAGCAACGTGGCCAAAGCTTTTGAGATCTCTGACATCGGCTCCAAGGTGGCAGCCGTGCAGTTCACCTACGACCAGAGAACCGAGTTTGGCTTCACCGACTTTGTCACCAAGGACAAGGTCCTGTCGGCCATCCGCGGCATCCACTACATGAGCGGGGGCACCGCCACCGGCGATGCCATCTCCTTCACCACCAGGAATGTGTTTGGGCCAGTGAAAGATGGACCTAACAAGAATTTCCTCATCGTTCTGACCGATGGTCAGTCTTATGATGATGTTAGaggacctgctgcagctgcacaaaaAGCAG GAATCACAGTCTTCTCTGTTGGTGTTGCCTGGGCACCTTTGGATGATCTGAAAGACATGGCTTCTGAACCAAGAGAATCTCATACTTTCTTCACCAGGGAGTTCACGGGATTGGAGCAGATGGTTCCTGATATTATTAGAGGCATCTGTAAAGACTTTTTGGACtctaaacaataa